In the genome of Pseudanabaena mucicola str. Chao 1806, the window TGTCATGATGCCAAAGCTAATCAAAATTCCTTTCAAGGCTATATCTCCAATCAATTACGTGATGACTTCGCTTTTGGCATCTTATAACAATTACAGTGCTTTGCGCTGAAACCAGAACCAATAAATTTTTTGAAGTTGTTAAAAAGTAACAACTTCAAAAAATTTATTGTGAATAGCTATGTAGTTCTCGAAAAATTAACAAATAGTTCATAACAGTTCACAACAAAAAAGAGTTCGCATGGCGAACTCTTTTTATAAATATGCCAGGAACGAGATTTGAACTCGTGACACGTGGATTTTCAGTCCACTGCTCTACCAACTGAGCTATCCCGGCTTGGCTCTTTTTTTTAGCGCTTGATTAAGATAACACTATTTAGGATTTTCAAGCAATAGTTTTTTGCATTTACCTAGAAATTTTGATCACTTCTCCAATCAAGAATGCAGACCTCAGGGCTGGTTTCTTGATTATGAACCTGTTACTAGCCAAAACACTGATCTCAGTCCATCGCGCAAAGATTTTGCAGGGTTTTCTGACTTAATTGTTGAGGGAATAGTGACAGGGTACATCTCAATACCACGACTTCCCAGAACAATTTTGCCAATCACCAGAGCACGTGGCATATGAAAATCGGATGTAATTACATATACATCTGTAATATTACGCTTCTGAAGTTCTGACACCATAATTGTAAAGTTAGAAACCGTATCCACAGCACGATAATCCAAATGGATGCGACTACGATCTACCCCTGCACTATCAAAAACATACTGAGCATATTCTTCTGGACTGCCTGATGACACAAAAATTGGCAACTTTGGATGTTGTAGAGCAAATTGAGCCGCAAACTTTTCGCGGGCTGGAGATCCGCCTAATACTAAGATTGCCTGTGGCTCTCTCACCGATATACTGGCAAGGATTGGGGGTAAGCATGGCAATCCAAAGATCATGCACCCTGACCCAATTAACCCAGATAAGGCTGTCATAGAACTTTTGCTATGGAATGGGTTAATCATCATTCTTATGTTGCAAACCAGCAAAATA includes:
- a CDS encoding YdcF family protein is translated as MTALSGLIGSGCMIFGLPCLPPILASISVREPQAILVLGGSPAREKFAAQFALQHPKLPIFVSSGSPEEYAQYVFDSAGVDRSRIHLDYRAVDTVSNFTIMVSELQKRNITDVYVITSDFHMPRALVIGKIVLGSRGIEMYPVTIPSTIKSENPAKSLRDGLRSVFWLVTGS